The Actinomycetota bacterium genome contains the following window.
CCTGCCTGCGGTCCCAGCGCGCCCAGAACTCCTCGTCGAGCTCGTTGTGGGTCTTGAGCTCCTCGATGGAGAAGACGCCGTGCGCCCACAGCAGGCCCTGGATCATGCCGATCCAGCGGTACGCCTTGGCTTCCCGGCCGTGCGAGACGAACTTCTTGGCCTCGCCGCACATCCACATGGCATGGCACAGCGCGTCGTACTTGCCCGAGAACCTGGAGGTCTCGCCGAGACGCGCGGCCGTGTCCGCATAGGCGCGCGCGTCGTAGCCGAGGTCCGACAGGGTGCGCGAGTACAGGTCGAGCATGTTGCAGGCTCGAGCCTTGAACTCGGCACCCCACTCCTCCTGCGATGAACCCCAGCTCACGTACCCGCTCCCCCGTCAGGGCCGCACGGTGGAACCGCTCCGTCCCGGAACCTACCCCTCGGCCATCTGCCGCTTGAGCTCGCTGACGCGCTCCCGGTACTCGGGCATCGACGTGCCGAGCATCTGCGTGGCGAGGATGGCCGCGTTGCGCGCGCCGTTGATGGCCACGCACGCCACCGGCACGCCACCGGGCATCTGCACCATCGACAGCAGCGAGTCGAGTCCGCCGAGGTCCGACGTCTTGATCGGCACCGAGACCACGGGCAACGCGGTGAACGCGGCGACCACACCTGCAAGGTGCGCCGCCTTGCCGGCGGCGGCGATGACGACCTTCACGCCGCGCGCCTCGAGCCCGCTCGCCCACTCGTGCACCTTCGCGGGCTGCCGGTGCGCCGACGCCACCGTCATCTCATACGGCACGTCGAACTCGTCGAGCTGCTTGGCGCAGTCGTCCATGACGCCCATGTCGGACGCCGAGCCCATCACGATCGCGACGAGCGGTGCGGGGCCGGGGACACCGGCATCATCCTCGGGCATGAGAGTCCTCGCTTCCGATCGTGAGCGGGCCGACTTCGATTGTAGCGCGCGGGTGATGCGCGGTGGATGTTCGTGACGCCGGCTACACGCGAGTGGGCGGGAGCACGTCGGCCGCCTCGCCGGTCTCGGACGCCGCTGCGGCGGCCTCGTGGCCGTCGACGACGCACGGCGCCGCCCCCGCGCCGTCCCCGAACAGCAGCTTGCGCTCCTCGGGCGAGAGCGCCGCGCGTGCCTGGTCGCGCAGGCGGTTCACCGACACGAAGAACTCGCGCATCATCGCCACGAGCAGATAGCGTCCGCGCGGCGTGAGCGTGATGCGGCCGCCCGCCTCCGA
Protein-coding sequences here:
- the purE gene encoding 5-(carboxyamino)imidazole ribonucleotide mutase encodes the protein MPEDDAGVPGPAPLVAIVMGSASDMGVMDDCAKQLDEFDVPYEMTVASAHRQPAKVHEWASGLEARGVKVVIAAAGKAAHLAGVVAAFTALPVVSVPIKTSDLGGLDSLLSMVQMPGGVPVACVAINGARNAAILATQMLGTSMPEYRERVSELKRQMAEG